In the Sediminibacter sp. Hel_I_10 genome, one interval contains:
- a CDS encoding bifunctional 2-polyprenyl-6-hydroxyphenol methylase/3-demethylubiquinol 3-O-methyltransferase UbiG, producing MKDLFGTALLDYFNNNYTEDLVTSTNISGEDDLPLPYLFRSYSEMPKLEQRALNMAKGDVLDVGCGAGSHSLYLQNQGLSVKAIDISKGAVEVSKQRGVKHVEHKDLLEETKTFDTILLLMNGTGIFQELSEVSKYLKHLKSLLKSHGQLLIDSSDIEYMYEDDDGGLWIDTNANYYGELDYFLSYKDQEEDPMKWLYLDFEKLQLACETLGLTCEKVMDGEHFDYLARITVNN from the coding sequence CCGAAGATTTGGTGACTTCTACCAATATTTCTGGCGAAGATGATTTGCCCTTACCTTATCTTTTCCGAAGTTATTCTGAAATGCCTAAACTCGAACAGCGAGCGCTCAATATGGCAAAAGGTGATGTACTAGATGTTGGTTGCGGTGCCGGAAGCCATAGCCTGTACCTACAAAACCAAGGCCTCTCAGTAAAAGCCATTGATATCTCAAAAGGTGCTGTTGAAGTTTCTAAACAACGTGGTGTAAAGCATGTGGAGCACAAAGACCTTTTAGAAGAAACTAAGACCTTTGACACCATACTACTGCTTATGAATGGTACGGGCATATTTCAAGAACTGTCTGAAGTCTCAAAATATCTCAAACATTTAAAATCGCTTTTAAAATCTCACGGTCAACTTTTGATTGATTCCTCAGATATTGAGTACATGTATGAGGATGATGACGGCGGACTCTGGATAGACACCAATGCTAATTATTATGGTGAGCTCGACTATTTTCTAAGTTATAAAGATCAAGAGGAAGACCCTATGAAATGGCTCTATCTTGATTTTGAAAAATTACAACTAGCCTGTGAAACCTTAGGATTAACCTGCGAGAAAGTAATGGATGGCGAGCATTTTGATTACTTGGCAAGAATCACTGTCAATAATTAA